The genomic stretch TAAAACGCTTCGATGATTTCTCCGGCCATTTGCTCTGCAATACCGGACAGCCGCCGCCTTTCCTCTTGGTCTGATGCGGTAATATCAAACCATGCCAGCGCATCGGCCAACGCATTAGCATGTGTCGTGGTATCTGCCAGATTCCCGGTGATAGACGAGGAAACAACATCAGACATAAAACGCTCCTGAGTTTCTGTTTGGCTTCCCCTGACACTAAATTGGTTTGGTTAATAAACTTGCATAAAATCCTGCGGGGGAATTATTTTACGCTGCCCTAACGGCTCGTCCGCATTAAATACAGGACCCAATCACCCTGCACGCAGGCAAGCCATTCCGCCAAATCTCAAAAACTGGCAACGCTTGGCAATACGCTATCATCGCTCTTCAAAATTATGCACCTCTTCCATCTCGCGCGGCTCCTGCTATTTATTGGTTATAGGTTCTGACCTAAATAATTCCATGAATGCGGCATTCAAATACATACACTCCCATTAGGTGTTAAAGCTGCTCGAAAGACAAGTCATAACAAATCAATTTATTAATACAATCATTTAGAAATCTTCCCGTGTTTAGTGTTAGTTTCAAATGTACCCGTAAAGAGTGGAGTTGTTTTATGCAGTTAACACATATCGACCATCACAAGCAGGGCTTGCTCGCAGCGCAGACCGCTTTGGAAATACTCGTTTTTGATGATGATGACTTTGACCTGACACGTCTTCAGCGCCTGTTGCAAAAGGTCGACAAGAAGGTGGAAGTTCACGCCTGTTCTTCAGTCGAGCAGATGAATGACGTTTTGGATCATCAGGTCATTGACCTATGCCTACTGGATTTGAGAATGGGGGATCTCGACGGGTGCGAAGTCATGCAGTCTCTGCGCAGAAGGCCTGACAGCGCAGAACTGCCTGTCGTCATGGTGTCTGGCATGCAGGATACAGAATCTGTTGTCAGAACCATCAAGGCTGGCTGCACCGACTTTCTGGAAAAAGACCACCTGACCGCAGATAAACTGCGCCAAACCATCTTCCAGGCGCTGACCTCTTCGATGCCGGATCCGGACCTGACTTACAGATTGCATGAAGCGTCAGAGGCCGTTGTAAAGGGGATTGCCAAAGGCTGCATTGCAGAACTCCAGCCCCGGCTTCGCCAGATTTATCGCCAGGTCAGCTTTATTCGGAATTGCCATAACATGGGTCTTTTGCCAGATCCGCAGGCGCTTGATAAAATCGAGCAAAACTGCCTCGCAGTTTGGCGGTTCTTTGATGAGGTAGAAGCCTACGCCGATGGGTTCAGCAAACCGGTTCACTAGGGTCGGAACCCGATAATCCTGCGTCGGCAGCCGAATTTTATAAAATTTCAGTGGTTTGGGGCCTGCCGTGAATAGTCGCTCTATGTGCAAGCCACCCAAGACGCTGAAATGAAGTGAAGTAGAGTGACCACCGATCACCCCAAAGGGGGGCCGACAAGACATCGGCCCCCTTTGGCGTGGCAGGTTTAACGAATTTTGCTGCTGCCCGCGTCACATCTGGTTGAAATATAACAACTACAGCTGAACAAACGCGTCTTGTCAGAGACCCGATCTGACAAACTGACGGTGCAGGATTAATGGGTCCTGACCCTAGACGGTGATTGCATCTGTGTTTCATCTGATACAGGCAGGGCCAAGCACAATGACGCGCCCTGCATGTCTCTTGAAGGTCGGGCAACCCATGCGCGCCCGCCGCAGTGCAGGGCGATCTTGTCCAAGATGGCCAATCCCATGCCAACACCTTTGTCATCGCTGGCGGCATGCAGCGAGACCATAGGTTTGAAAACTTCTGTCCAATGGCGTTCGGGGATTCCGGGGCCATTGTCCCTGACTTTCAACACCCAGAAATCCCCAAGTCCGGTCTCTGGGCTGCCCTGTTCAATAGACCCGGTTATGGCAATTCTTGTGTCAGGGGACCCATGTATCAACGCATTGCTGATCAGCACGTCGACAGCCATCTCCAGATCAGGCATGGAAATCTGCACCGCGCCTTTTTGCAGTTTGCAGCGCAGCCGCGCTGTGTCTGGCAATGTGCGGCGCGTCAGAACCTTTCTGACTGCCTGCCCACCATCCATCACCTCCGCTGGACTGCGACCTACGCGGGAATGCAACAGCAATCCATCGATCATTTTGTTAAGCCGCTGCGTATGATTTTGCATCAAATGCAGGCAATCTTGGACTGAATCGGGTAACTCCAGCCCGGCTTCTGCCAAGTCTTCCTGTATCCAAGTAGGCAAATCCGACAGCGCCCGCGTTGACCCGCGCAGATCATGTGACAGGCGGTAGATGATCTCATCCGCTGTCTGCTGTTGCGAACCAGGCTGCAGCAGACCCGCTTCTGCGTCATTCCGTGCCCCTTCTGGCGTCATCGCAACAGGCCTCCTGGTATGTTTCTGGCGACCGGCGTAGCGCTGGTCGCCTTAGGCGTTTTAGCCGCTAAACATAGGGTGCCGCCCCACCGATAAGAATGCGTTAACACCCCTTCATTTTGCGATAAATTATTGAAAACTTTATAGTTCAAACTCTACAGTCATACATTCAAAATTCTGCAATTAACAGACAGGCAACCTTTCATGTCTAATGTATTAAGGAAGCAAAGGGGCAGTTCCGGCAAACAGCCCATGGCTAATAATGATACGGGTGGCTGATTTGAAGCATGGGGCAAATGGTAACATCGGTGGGACACTCACCCAGTCCTTGGGGCCAAAGCCAGGCATGCTGCTGCTCGGCGAGGCTCGTGCGCAATGAAACAGCCGCAAGAGATAACACTGCTCATCGTTGACGACGATGACATCGGCGTCGCTTCGGTACAGCGGGCCATGCGCAAACTTGGCATGAGCAACCCTGTGCGCGTCGGCCGGAACGGGCTGGAAGCGCTGGAACAATTGCAGGTGTTGAACGATACCCCAGGCCGCAATCCCTGCCTTGTTCTGTTGGATTTGAACATGCCCCGGATGAACGGCCTAGAATTTCTTGCTGAACTGCGCAGCAGGCCGGAATTGGCGCATACCATCGTTTTTGTCCTGACGACCTCCGAGGATCCGGCTGATGTTGCCAACTCCAACCGCTACAACGTGGCCGGATATGTAGTGAAAAAGAATGCCTATCAAAGCGTCTTGGCGACCGTGGAAATGCTACAGCACTATCTGCGCATTGCTTGTCCTGGTGTGATTGCGCCATCCGCAATGTAGGGACAGGCCCTGGCCTCTCTTTGGTTTGGTCTGTCTTTCAATGGGAGTGAACCAAGAACCATTCTGCGTGCTTTATGCATCCTGCGACAACACTTGGCGGAGCCTCAGGCCCCGCCAGGGTCTTAGGCAAGCCCCGCAAGCCAGAGGTACAGGGGAAGACCGACTGTGATGTTAAACGGAAAGGTCACCCCCAAAGACAGCGTCAGGTAAATGCCTGCCTCGGCCTGCGGCAGCGCGATCTTCATTGCTGCTGGCACCGCGATATAAGAGGCCGAAGCGGCAAGAACCATCAACAGAAACAGGCTGCCAGTCTGCAAACCGATCATCGCGCCCATGCCCCAGGCCAGCACCGCGCCGAGGATTGGCATCATGATGCCAAAGGCAAACAGCCCTGTGCTTAGCAGGTGCCGGTTGCGCAACAGGCTGCGGCCCGCGGACAGGCCCATGTCCAGCAGGAACAGACAGAGTATGCCGGTGAAGGGCGTCACGACAA from Phaeobacter sp. G2 encodes the following:
- a CDS encoding response regulator, whose product is MFSVSFKCTRKEWSCFMQLTHIDHHKQGLLAAQTALEILVFDDDDFDLTRLQRLLQKVDKKVEVHACSSVEQMNDVLDHQVIDLCLLDLRMGDLDGCEVMQSLRRRPDSAELPVVMVSGMQDTESVVRTIKAGCTDFLEKDHLTADKLRQTIFQALTSSMPDPDLTYRLHEASEAVVKGIAKGCIAELQPRLRQIYRQVSFIRNCHNMGLLPDPQALDKIEQNCLAVWRFFDEVEAYADGFSKPVH
- a CDS encoding ATP-binding protein, with the protein product MTPEGARNDAEAGLLQPGSQQQTADEIIYRLSHDLRGSTRALSDLPTWIQEDLAEAGLELPDSVQDCLHLMQNHTQRLNKMIDGLLLHSRVGRSPAEVMDGGQAVRKVLTRRTLPDTARLRCKLQKGAVQISMPDLEMAVDVLISNALIHGSPDTRIAITGSIEQGSPETGLGDFWVLKVRDNGPGIPERHWTEVFKPMVSLHAASDDKGVGMGLAILDKIALHCGGRAWVARPSRDMQGASLCLALPVSDETQMQSPSRVRTH
- a CDS encoding response regulator, which codes for MKQPQEITLLIVDDDDIGVASVQRAMRKLGMSNPVRVGRNGLEALEQLQVLNDTPGRNPCLVLLDLNMPRMNGLEFLAELRSRPELAHTIVFVLTTSEDPADVANSNRYNVAGYVVKKNAYQSVLATVEMLQHYLRIACPGVIAPSAM